Below is a genomic region from Mycobacteriales bacterium.
GCGGGTCGCCCGCGGAATGGAAGACGTGCTCGAGATCGCCCGCGAGTCGGGGGTACTCGAGTCCACGCTCGCCGACTCACTGCTCGAGGCGGCCGATTCGATCCGCCGCGCCGTCCGGGACGAGCCCGCGGCGGTCATCGCCGAGCCGGTGAACGGCACACCGGAGCCGAGCGCCCCTCGTTCCATGCGGGTGCCCGCGGAGAAGGTCGATCGACTCGTCGATGTGGTCGGAGAAACCGTCCTGCACCGTCGGCGCCTGGATCGGCTGGTCGATGAGGTCGCCAGTCACGACCAGGCCCTCGAGGACGAGCTGGGCGGCGGCGATCTGCTGCTCGAGGATCTGCAGGATGCGGTCATCCGCATGCGCACGCAACCATTGGAGTCGATCACGGCTCGCTATCCCCGCGCGGTGCGCGACCTCGCCGCCGCGGAAGGCAAGAGTGTGCGACTGGAGTTCGAGGGCACCGAGACACAGCTCGACCGGGTGATCCTCGACGGAATCTCCGAGACGATCGTGCACCTGCTGCGCAATGCGATCTTCCACGGTGTGGAGAGCCCCGAAGAGCGGACAGCTGCGGGCAAGGAACCGGAAGCGCGGATCGTGTTGCGTGCCGAACCGCGGGGAGAGCTGGTCGCGGTGTCGGTGTCCGACGACGGCCGCGGCGTCGCACCGGAGCTTCTGGAGCAGGCCGGGGAACGCGGCTCGCTCGCCGAGGTGCTCGGCGAGCCGGGAGTCTCGACGGCAGCCCACGGCTCCGACCTCGCCGGTCGCGGCGTCGGGCTCGATGCCGTCAAACGCCACGTCGAGTCGCTCGGCGGGTCGTTCGAGGCAGAGAGCCAGACCGGGCGCGGGTCGCGGATGATCCTGCACCTCCCGCTGACGCTCGCACTCGTGCATCTGCTCCTGCTCGAACGCGGCGGCCAGGTGTTCGGTGTCGCGCTGGCGAGTATCGCGGAGGTCCTCAGCGTTTCCTCCGAGCATTCGCTGGGCGGCCACCGCTCGCTCGAGGTACGGGGCGCTTCCGTCCCGCTGGTCGATCTCGCCGACGTACTCGGCGCCACCGCTCCACCGGCGGGTCCACGAACGCCGACCCTGCTGGTGACCTCGTCGGGACGTCAGGCCGCGGTGATCTGCGACTCGGTCCTCGGCGAGCAGCAGTCGGTGGTGAAGCCGCTGGGGGCGCTGCTCGAGGGAACGTCGGGATATCTCGGCGCCGCGATCCTCGCCGACGGCCGCATCGCGCTGGTGTTGGACCCGGCGTTCCTCTGCCACACGCCGGGCCGTGAACGGGTCGCCGGATCCGTGCTGCCGGCGGAGACCACAGCACCCCTGGGACCCAAGGTGCTGGTGGTCGACGACGAGCTCACGGTGCGCGAGCTGCAGCGATCGATCCTCGAGGCCGGGGGCTACCGCGTGAGCACCGCCAAACACGGCCGCGAGGCGCTCGAGATGCTCAGCACCGAGACAGACGTGGCACTCCTGGTAACCGACATCGACATGCCGACGATGGACGGCCTGGAGCTGATCAGCGCCATCCGCGGAGATCACCAGCACGGATCGCTCCCGATCGTCATCATCTCCTCGCGGGGCGACGAGGAACAGCGGCGCCGCGGAGCCGCGGTAGGAGCGGACGCCTACATCGCGAAGACCGAGTTCGACCAGGAGGCCCTCCTGCAGACGGTCGGCCGGCTCGTGCAACTGCCATGACTCACGCCGACGCAGTGCGGATCGTGATCTGCGAGGACTCCCCCACCTACGCCCGCGCCCTGCGGGTCTTTCTCGAGGTCGACGACGGCTTCGACGTGGTGGAGATCTGCCCGAGCGCCGAACAACTGCTCATCCGGCTCCCCGACCTGCGGCCCGACCTGGTGACGATGGACCTCGAACTGCCCGGGCTCGACGGCGTCGCGGCAATCCAGCAGATCATGACGACCGACCCGCGGCGCATCGTCGTCGTCTCGGCCCATACCGAGCGCGGGTCCGAGCGAGCCGCCGCGGCGTTGACGGCGGGCGCTCTCGAGGCGATCCACAAACGCGACCTGCGTCTCGATACCGCCCGGAGCTCGGCGGCGACCGACCTGCGCCAGCGGATCAAGCACCTCGCCGCCACCCGCGTGCGTCGCGTGCCCCCGGTGGCGACAGCCGACCGACTGCGCGGACCCTCGCGTGCCCCGGGCAGGTTGCGCGGACGGTCGACTGCGGTCGTCGCGATCGGGTCCTCCACCGGCGGTCCGGCCGCCCTTGCGGAGTTGCTCGCCAAGTTGCCGGCCGACTACGAGATCCCGATCCTGGTCGCGCAGCACATCTCCCCCGGTTTCACGCCCGGCCTGGCGCGTTGGCTCGACCACGTGGTGGCCGTCCCGGTCGGAGTGGCAAGTCACCGGCAGCCGGCCGGTCCCGGCGTGTGGTTCGCGCCGAGCGAGTCGCACCTCGAACTCTCGCGGGACATGACCATGTCGCTTTCCACGCGCGCCGCTGGCTCCCACCGGCCGTCCGTCAACGCGCTGCTGACCAGCGTGGCCGGCCGCGCGGGTCCCGCAGCTGTCGCCGTGGTTCTCACCGGGATGGGAAGCGACGGCGCCGACGGAGTGGCGGCGATCCGTACGGCGGGCGGGGTCGCCATCGCTCAGGATGAGGCAACCTCAGTCGTCAACGGAATGCCCGCCGCGGCGATCCGCCGCGGCGCCGAGCTGGTGATGGCGCCGGCTCAGATCGGGGCCGCATTGGTGACCCTCGCGCCCGCACGCAGGGCAGCATCGTGAACGGCGTCGAGACGGTCACACCCGACGAGGGCATGCCGCCGCAACGTCGGCAACTGCTCGAGGTGGCAGCGCTGGTGCATCGCCACCTAGGGATGACGATCGACGTCACGCAGCTCCCGTCGCTCGCGGCGGCGGTGGGACGGATCCGCCCCGGCCTTCGCGCCGACGGATTCCTGCGCCTCCTCGCCTCCTGGGAATCCCGGGAGTGGGCGATCTCCCGCCTCGTCGACGAGGTCACGGTGAAGGAGACCTACTTCTTCCGCAACCTGTCAGAACTCGAGCACATAGCCTGGACCCCCGGGCTGCGCCTGTGGAATCCCGGCTGCGCCACCGGCGAGGAGCCCTACACCTTGGCCATGCTGGCGGCGGAGGCACTCGGAGGCGATGCCGCCGGAACGTCGATCCTCGCGACCGATGTCGTCACCGCCGCCTTGAGAAGCGCCGATCAGGGACTCTACGGAGAGCGGTCGATGCGCACCGTGCCGGTGCATATCCGCGACCGCTATTTCCAGCCACACGCAGCCGACCGGTATGCGGTGGGTACGGATGCGCGCCGGCCGGTCCGCTTCGCCCGGCACAAT
It encodes:
- a CDS encoding response regulator; the protein is MTDLAAEMLPIFRIETNERLDRIEATLLAVEAGNGDGDSIDSLFRDAHSIKGNAGMVGFDEAQRVARGMEDVLEIARESGVLESTLADSLLEAADSIRRAVRDEPAAVIAEPVNGTPEPSAPRSMRVPAEKVDRLVDVVGETVLHRRRLDRLVDEVASHDQALEDELGGGDLLLEDLQDAVIRMRTQPLESITARYPRAVRDLAAAEGKSVRLEFEGTETQLDRVILDGISETIVHLLRNAIFHGVESPEERTAAGKEPEARIVLRAEPRGELVAVSVSDDGRGVAPELLEQAGERGSLAEVLGEPGVSTAAHGSDLAGRGVGLDAVKRHVESLGGSFEAESQTGRGSRMILHLPLTLALVHLLLLERGGQVFGVALASIAEVLSVSSEHSLGGHRSLEVRGASVPLVDLADVLGATAPPAGPRTPTLLVTSSGRQAAVICDSVLGEQQSVVKPLGALLEGTSGYLGAAILADGRIALVLDPAFLCHTPGRERVAGSVLPAETTAPLGPKVLVVDDELTVRELQRSILEAGGYRVSTAKHGREALEMLSTETDVALLVTDIDMPTMDGLELISAIRGDHQHGSLPIVIISSRGDEEQRRRGAAVGADAYIAKTEFDQEALLQTVGRLVQLP
- a CDS encoding chemotaxis protein CheB, yielding MTHADAVRIVICEDSPTYARALRVFLEVDDGFDVVEICPSAEQLLIRLPDLRPDLVTMDLELPGLDGVAAIQQIMTTDPRRIVVVSAHTERGSERAAAALTAGALEAIHKRDLRLDTARSSAATDLRQRIKHLAATRVRRVPPVATADRLRGPSRAPGRLRGRSTAVVAIGSSTGGPAALAELLAKLPADYEIPILVAQHISPGFTPGLARWLDHVVAVPVGVASHRQPAGPGVWFAPSESHLELSRDMTMSLSTRAAGSHRPSVNALLTSVAGRAGPAAVAVVLTGMGSDGADGVAAIRTAGGVAIAQDEATSVVNGMPAAAIRRGAELVMAPAQIGAALVTLAPARRAAS